The following proteins come from a genomic window of Companilactobacillus pabuli:
- a CDS encoding FAD-dependent oxidoreductase: MSNVQTFKGTAQSFHGPVTAIVTVTDGKISKVESDNIAPNTVGKLAIESMQNQMTSGQTEDIDAISGASSSTSNFKKAVEKALAVYRGELSQEDALDVNVLAPTDGGKDKSINRPKPSPARGPVYYSDGLKFDDSADVVVVGSGGAGLAAAAQAAQDGLSVLILEKAGVPGGTTNYSGGVIQAAGTKYQKEFTKYQDDTPEKHANLWLAAGENRVNPELVKDLANGAPKNIEWLADQGIKWSSVYGHCHIPYVKDEDFADRIHVYDGGGGMGQGIVLTQALLKTALDNGAKIKYQAPVVSLIQVVGTKEVKGVVAQTKAGDIYVKANKGVILATASIDHNEELAHDLNAQQYHDLQDHACLSTVTDTGDGIKMGQMAGAAVAGMGGTIDFDNKTGNATDDRVPTMPSIFVNSQGQRFVCEDATYAYTYRAIFQQEAQLGGSTYMIFDEKSLSAKGSVWNQESLEKDLDKGDVQKADSIEDLAELIGVPVANLQNTLDVWNTNAATGKDPEFGRRTGIQILAAPFYVHKNREANLGAIGGLKINVNCQVLDNANQPISGLFAAGLNAGGWIGPYYPGSGTAISGIVHQGRKAAQFIKENN; this comes from the coding sequence ATGAGTAATGTACAAACATTCAAGGGAACTGCTCAAAGTTTCCATGGACCAGTAACTGCCATCGTAACAGTTACAGACGGAAAGATTTCCAAAGTTGAGAGTGACAATATCGCTCCTAACACAGTTGGAAAACTAGCGATTGAAAGTATGCAAAACCAAATGACATCTGGACAAACTGAGGATATTGATGCCATTTCTGGTGCTTCATCCAGTACTAGTAATTTTAAGAAAGCTGTCGAGAAAGCTTTGGCAGTTTATCGTGGCGAGCTATCACAAGAAGATGCTTTGGACGTTAATGTTTTAGCACCAACTGATGGTGGCAAGGATAAATCAATCAATCGTCCTAAACCTTCACCTGCTAGAGGACCAGTTTATTACAGTGATGGTTTGAAATTTGATGATTCAGCCGATGTTGTTGTAGTTGGTTCAGGTGGGGCTGGATTAGCTGCTGCAGCACAAGCTGCTCAAGATGGTTTATCAGTTTTGATTTTAGAAAAAGCCGGAGTTCCTGGTGGGACAACTAACTATTCTGGTGGTGTTATTCAAGCTGCTGGAACTAAATACCAAAAAGAATTTACCAAATATCAAGATGATACTCCTGAAAAGCACGCCAATTTGTGGTTAGCTGCTGGAGAAAATCGTGTTAATCCTGAATTAGTCAAAGATTTAGCCAACGGTGCTCCTAAGAATATCGAATGGCTAGCTGATCAAGGAATCAAATGGAGTTCAGTTTATGGTCACTGCCACATTCCTTACGTTAAAGATGAAGATTTTGCCGATAGAATTCACGTCTATGATGGCGGTGGCGGCATGGGTCAAGGAATTGTTTTGACTCAAGCTTTGTTAAAGACCGCTTTGGACAATGGAGCTAAAATCAAGTATCAAGCTCCAGTAGTTTCTTTGATTCAAGTTGTTGGAACTAAAGAAGTTAAAGGTGTTGTAGCACAAACTAAAGCCGGGGATATTTACGTCAAAGCTAACAAAGGTGTGATTTTGGCTACCGCAAGTATCGATCACAATGAAGAGTTAGCTCACGACTTGAATGCTCAACAATATCACGACTTACAAGACCACGCTTGTCTTTCAACTGTGACTGATACTGGTGACGGAATCAAGATGGGCCAAATGGCCGGTGCCGCTGTTGCTGGTATGGGTGGAACGATTGATTTTGATAACAAGACCGGTAATGCGACTGATGATCGAGTTCCAACGATGCCTTCGATTTTTGTTAATAGTCAAGGTCAACGTTTCGTTTGTGAAGATGCTACATACGCTTATACTTATCGGGCAATTTTCCAACAAGAAGCTCAACTCGGTGGATCAACTTACATGATTTTTGATGAGAAATCACTTTCTGCTAAAGGTAGTGTCTGGAATCAAGAATCGTTGGAAAAAGATTTGGATAAAGGCGACGTTCAAAAGGCTGATTCAATTGAAGATTTGGCTGAGTTGATTGGTGTGCCGGTAGCTAACTTGCAAAATACACTAGATGTTTGGAACACTAACGCTGCTACTGGTAAAGATCCAGAATTTGGTCGTCGAACAGGAATTCAAATTTTGGCCGCTCCATTTTACGTACATAAAAATAGAGAAGCTAATCTTGGTGCTATCGGTGGTTTGAAGATCAACGTTAACTGCCAAGTTTTGGATAACGCTAACCAGCCAATTAGTGGATTGTTCGCCGCTGGATTGAATGCCGGTGGTTGGATTGGACCTTACTATCCAGGTTCAGGTACAGCTATTTCTGGTATCGTTCATCAAGGACGTAAAGCCGCGCAATTTATTAAAGAAAATAATTAA
- a CDS encoding DUF389 domain-containing protein gives MDMDGEDQLLKSDIIDQHVRQNLNLSWLNFAVLFCATIIACVGLNMNSVAVIIGAMLISPIMDPIIGMGYGVGIRDTKLLRKAVMVYLIEMIVGLIAATIYFSLSPIKDASEQIIARTQPAIWDVLVAFFGGVAGIIGSAKKDPGNILPGVAIATALIPPLSTVGYGLSQFKWSIVFSAGYLFLINTFFIALATMLGTLVFNFKQHRASGIPVKNQVLIIIAAIVITIPSLISASTLVKQTYNETQLTSFIDNELPGLYVVNKQFEDKKIKLVVIGDDLNKSEISSLDNRLSDYQLGDYKLQFQQLSKGNYLSVNAFKKYVDQEKSSTTQTTTSSSDKNLLQLKSQITKKYPDAVEKVYIGQLVEKNKSDKALILVKLKDDTPDNQTTVKKFVKTSADKLNIDYSLHFTKD, from the coding sequence ATGGATATGGATGGAGAAGACCAACTACTAAAGTCGGATATTATTGACCAGCACGTTCGACAAAATCTCAATCTCAGTTGGTTGAATTTTGCGGTCTTATTTTGTGCGACAATAATTGCTTGTGTTGGTTTGAATATGAATTCGGTGGCGGTAATTATTGGTGCCATGCTGATATCGCCAATTATGGACCCTATCATCGGAATGGGTTACGGTGTCGGGATTCGTGATACGAAACTATTGAGAAAAGCCGTCATGGTTTATTTGATTGAAATGATTGTCGGTTTGATTGCGGCAACGATTTATTTTTCACTTTCACCGATTAAAGATGCTAGTGAACAAATCATTGCCAGAACTCAGCCGGCCATTTGGGATGTGTTAGTAGCTTTCTTTGGTGGTGTTGCCGGTATTATCGGTTCAGCTAAAAAAGACCCTGGCAATATTTTACCCGGGGTTGCGATTGCGACGGCCTTGATTCCACCATTATCGACTGTGGGATATGGTCTAAGTCAGTTTAAATGGTCGATAGTTTTCAGTGCCGGCTATTTATTCTTGATTAACACGTTTTTCATTGCCTTAGCGACGATGCTAGGAACGTTGGTCTTTAATTTTAAACAACACCGTGCTAGTGGAATTCCCGTAAAAAATCAAGTGTTGATTATCATTGCGGCGATTGTCATTACAATTCCGAGTTTGATCTCAGCTTCGACTTTGGTCAAACAAACATACAATGAAACACAATTAACAAGTTTTATCGATAATGAACTGCCCGGTTTGTACGTGGTCAATAAACAGTTCGAGGATAAAAAAATCAAGTTGGTCGTTATCGGGGATGATTTGAACAAGTCAGAAATTAGTAGTCTGGATAATCGTTTGAGCGACTATCAATTGGGCGATTATAAATTACAATTCCAGCAACTTTCGAAGGGTAATTATTTGAGTGTCAATGCCTTCAAGAAGTATGTCGACCAAGAGAAGAGCAGTACCACTCAAACGACAACAAGTAGTAGTGATAAGAATTTATTGCAGTTAAAGAGTCAAATTACGAAGAAGTATCCAGATGCGGTAGAGAAAGTTTATATCGGTCAATTAGTTGAGAAGAATAAGAGCGATAAGGCTTTGATTTTGGTTAAATTAAAAGATGATACTCCTGACAATCAAACGACAGTTAAGAAATTTGTTAAGACGTCAGCTGATAAATTGAATATTGATTATTCGTTGCATTTTACCAAAGATTAA